In a genomic window of Saccharothrix sp. HUAS TT1:
- the ccsB gene encoding c-type cytochrome biogenesis protein CcsB, with protein sequence MPVNATLSTYSDWTYGAAVAIYFFAAVLYLCEAAFARPAKVEQQELAAVTGGTRADGTWTPGLVTRPERSRAERLGRMGAALAVLGALLQTASLVLRGIATERAPWGNMYEYGSLLTLAAVVTWLVLSRTFPVRKLGGFVLVPIVILMFLGGTVLYADAAPVQPALQSYWLVVHVSVISVSSGVLLVPGVASVLYLLKSSDRARFRKLPDADVLDRLAYRSTVFAFPLFTIGIICGAIWAEAAWGRFWGWDPKETVAFVSWVVYAAYLHARATAGWRGRPAAWINSLGFALTVFNLFFINLVTTGLHSYAGVG encoded by the coding sequence ATGCCGGTCAACGCGACCCTGTCGACCTACAGCGACTGGACCTACGGCGCCGCCGTGGCGATCTACTTCTTCGCCGCGGTGCTGTACCTGTGCGAGGCGGCTTTCGCCCGGCCCGCGAAGGTCGAGCAGCAGGAGCTGGCCGCCGTCACCGGCGGCACCCGGGCCGACGGCACGTGGACACCGGGCCTGGTCACCAGGCCGGAGCGGTCCCGCGCCGAACGCCTCGGCCGGATGGGCGCGGCGCTGGCCGTGCTCGGCGCGCTGCTGCAGACCGCCTCGCTGGTGCTGCGGGGGATCGCGACCGAGCGCGCGCCGTGGGGCAACATGTACGAGTACGGCTCGCTGCTGACGCTCGCCGCCGTGGTGACCTGGCTGGTGCTGTCGCGCACGTTCCCGGTGCGCAAGCTCGGTGGTTTCGTGCTCGTGCCGATCGTCATCCTGATGTTCCTCGGCGGCACGGTCCTCTACGCCGACGCCGCGCCCGTGCAGCCCGCGCTCCAGTCGTACTGGCTCGTCGTGCACGTCTCGGTGATCTCGGTGTCCAGCGGCGTGCTCCTGGTGCCCGGCGTGGCCAGCGTCCTCTACCTGCTGAAGTCCTCGGACCGCGCCCGGTTCCGCAAGCTGCCCGATGCCGACGTGCTGGACCGGCTCGCCTACCGCAGCACGGTGTTCGCGTTCCCGCTGTTCACCATCGGCATCATCTGCGGCGCGATCTGGGCCGAGGCGGCGTGGGGCCGGTTCTGGGGCTGGGACCCGAAGGAGACCGTGGCGTTCGTCTCGTGGGTCGTCTACGCGGCGTACCTGCACGCGCGGGCGACCGCCGGCTGGCGCGGCAGGCCGGCCGCGTGGATCAACTCGCTCGGCTTCGCGCTGACGGTGTTCAACCTGTTCTTCATCAACCTCGTAACGACTGGGTTGCACTCGTACGCGGGCGTCGGCTGA